In a genomic window of Candidatus Hydrogenedentota bacterium:
- a CDS encoding VCBS repeat-containing protein, producing MKVKRAIWSMALAVVMAAGSGISAEGQSGDAFKVHRVGTHRSEACCVGDFNNDGKLDIVGLPFLYLAPDFKPVKICDVGGVVGEDGKGYQDDFMNVPLDVDGDGWLDVVTCTWFEKKCDWVKNPGPAGGTWTRKLFMENGNYEAGELEDVDGDGKAQEILPAVVNTVWYEVKNGVPTKHVVSEKEMTWGVGCGDINGDGRPDLVRPDAWFEAPEDPRAGTWTEHPIDIGNRGKPTTDMAQILVYDVNGDGLADLIGSAAHDYGLYWFEQVKEGAEIAFTRHVIDTSWSQVHSLALANLDTDDELELIAGKRFMAHNGGDPGEFEPLGVYWYDLKRKPDVSWTKHNITFDQGIGSGMNIAVADLDADGDKDIVVTGKWGGPVWFENVLGNGTAK from the coding sequence GTGAAAGTCAAGAGAGCGATCTGGTCAATGGCATTGGCAGTAGTAATGGCCGCCGGTTCGGGAATTTCCGCGGAGGGACAGTCAGGCGACGCGTTTAAGGTTCACCGTGTGGGGACGCACCGGAGCGAAGCGTGTTGCGTGGGGGATTTCAACAATGATGGCAAGCTCGACATCGTGGGGTTGCCATTTCTCTATCTTGCGCCCGACTTCAAGCCAGTCAAGATTTGCGACGTGGGAGGCGTGGTTGGAGAGGACGGCAAGGGGTATCAAGATGACTTCATGAACGTGCCACTGGATGTCGATGGCGACGGCTGGCTGGATGTGGTGACGTGCACGTGGTTCGAGAAGAAATGCGATTGGGTGAAGAATCCTGGCCCTGCCGGCGGGACTTGGACGCGGAAGTTGTTCATGGAGAACGGCAACTACGAGGCAGGCGAGCTTGAAGACGTGGATGGCGACGGGAAGGCGCAAGAGATACTGCCCGCAGTTGTCAACACGGTTTGGTATGAGGTCAAGAATGGCGTTCCGACGAAACACGTTGTGTCGGAAAAAGAAATGACGTGGGGCGTGGGATGCGGCGACATCAACGGCGATGGAAGACCGGATCTGGTGCGGCCGGATGCGTGGTTCGAAGCCCCCGAGGATCCACGCGCGGGCACATGGACGGAGCATCCCATCGATATCGGCAATCGCGGTAAGCCCACGACCGACATGGCGCAGATTCTGGTGTATGACGTGAACGGGGACGGTCTAGCCGATTTGATTGGAAGTGCAGCGCACGACTATGGGCTCTATTGGTTCGAGCAGGTGAAAGAAGGGGCAGAGATCGCTTTCACACGGCACGTGATCGACACGTCGTGGTCGCAGGTACACAGCCTGGCGTTGGCGAACCTGGATACAGACGACGAGTTGGAGTTGATCGCCGGGAAACGGTTCATGGCCCACAATGGGGGCGATCCTGGCGAATTCGAGCCGTTGGGCGTTTACTGGTACGACCTGAAGCGTAAGCCGGATGTGTCGTGGACGAAGCACAATATTACCTTTGACCAAGGCATCGGATCGGGAATGAACATTGCGGTTGCAGACCTCGATGCCGACGGCGACAAGGACATCGTTGTGACTGGGAAGTGGGGCGGTCCAGTGTGGTTCGAGAACGTGCTCGGAAACGGTACTGCAAAATAG
- a CDS encoding DoxX family protein produces MATAKSTGESTQRSAPLTLMVTLLRVLIGWHFLYEGVVKLAAEKWSAGSYLASSRGFLSGFYHWLASDPTILRVTDLMNMWGLTLIGVALILGLFTRTASLFGALLLGFYYMAYPPFAGLDFGAPSEGHYLLVNKTLVEMVALLALASIRPGIQLGLDRIVRLIVSKLRRSSGTDSASAESAPLSTRREVLAGLATAPVLGAFALTYNRQKEQEAIDAISGATIVLRDTNLAQLKGALPKGEIRGMKLSRLILGNNLIGGWSHSRDLIYVSELFKAYNNDRKVFETLMLAEKAGIDTMVVVNAQFPLFNRYKRIMGGKLQTICQVFPKEDDLFTDADKAIDYGVTTPYFQGAVSDRFVQNGMVDKIGEVVEHIRKQGYPAGIGAHSIQVPIACQKAGIIPDYYVKTCHHDQYWSATPRENRQEFTVDRAWSPDHNLPHDNMFDVFPEQTIEVMKSIEVPWIAFKVLAGGAIHPKDGFNYAFKNGADFLCVGMFDFQIVDDVNIAIDTLRQCQVRERRWMA; encoded by the coding sequence ATGGCGACAGCGAAATCTACCGGCGAGTCAACACAACGCAGCGCCCCGCTGACATTGATGGTCACGCTGCTGCGCGTTCTTATTGGCTGGCATTTTCTTTACGAAGGCGTGGTGAAACTTGCCGCAGAGAAATGGAGTGCGGGCAGCTACCTCGCCAGTTCACGCGGATTCCTCTCCGGTTTCTATCATTGGTTGGCATCCGATCCCACGATCCTTCGCGTCACCGACCTCATGAATATGTGGGGCCTCACCCTGATCGGCGTGGCACTTATTCTTGGCCTTTTCACGCGCACCGCAAGCCTGTTTGGCGCGCTCCTCCTCGGGTTCTACTACATGGCCTACCCGCCGTTTGCGGGGCTCGACTTCGGCGCGCCGTCCGAAGGCCACTACCTCCTTGTAAACAAGACCTTGGTGGAAATGGTGGCCTTGCTCGCGTTGGCCTCCATTCGCCCCGGTATCCAGTTGGGCCTGGACCGAATTGTTCGCCTGATTGTGTCCAAGTTACGGCGTTCCTCGGGTACGGACTCGGCTTCCGCCGAATCGGCACCGCTCTCCACGCGACGCGAAGTACTCGCAGGTTTGGCAACGGCGCCGGTGCTCGGAGCCTTTGCGCTCACGTACAACCGCCAGAAAGAGCAGGAAGCAATCGACGCCATTTCCGGCGCGACTATCGTGCTGCGCGACACGAACCTCGCCCAATTGAAGGGGGCCTTGCCCAAGGGCGAAATCAGAGGAATGAAATTGAGCCGCCTGATTCTCGGCAACAACCTCATCGGCGGCTGGTCGCATTCTCGCGACCTGATCTACGTATCCGAATTGTTCAAGGCCTACAACAATGACCGCAAAGTCTTCGAAACGCTCATGCTCGCCGAGAAAGCGGGCATCGACACCATGGTCGTCGTCAACGCCCAATTCCCGCTGTTCAACCGGTATAAGCGGATCATGGGCGGCAAACTGCAAACGATCTGCCAGGTATTTCCCAAAGAAGACGATTTGTTTACAGACGCCGATAAGGCCATCGACTACGGCGTGACCACCCCGTATTTCCAAGGGGCCGTATCTGACCGTTTCGTTCAGAACGGCATGGTCGATAAGATCGGCGAAGTTGTCGAACACATCCGCAAGCAAGGCTATCCCGCGGGAATCGGCGCCCACTCGATTCAGGTGCCCATCGCTTGCCAGAAGGCAGGTATCATTCCCGATTACTACGTGAAGACCTGTCACCACGATCAATACTGGTCCGCGACGCCGCGCGAAAACCGCCAGGAATTCACCGTCGATCGGGCATGGTCCCCCGACCACAATCTGCCCCACGACAACATGTTCGACGTGTTTCCGGAGCAGACCATCGAGGTCATGAAAAGCATCGAAGTACCTTGGATCGCCTTCAAAGTGCTCGCGGGCGGCGCGATTCATCCCAAAGACGGGTTCAATTACGCTTTCAAAAACGGCGCGGATTTCCTGTGTGTCGGCATGTTCGACTTCCAGATCGTCGACGACGTCAACATCGCTATCGACACGCTGCGCCAATGCCAGGTTCGAGAGCGTCGCTGGATGGCGTAG